The genomic region TCAAGACCATTCTCCTTGCCGATAGCCCTAAGGCCTTTCCAAAACCCCTCCTCCGCGATCACTCCCCCGAAATCAAAAAGGACCGCTTGGAGCATACTCTGCTCGATCTTTGCTGTTCTCTGAATCACCGTCCACCTCTCAGGTATCGATCAGGACTTCGAGATGAAATTTCTCTGAAGAATGACTTACCATAACATACTCAACAACTGACTGCAAAAAAATCTGCAAAAAAAATCTTGACTATCTTCCCTGAGACTGTATAATTCCTAACCTTAAGAGCGGAAAGAGCCCACACACGGACAGCCTCATGCAAACAAATTCCGATCCGGCCCTCTTCTGGATAGGACTCAGCAGCATTCCGGGAGTAGGACGCATCACGTTCAGGAAACTCGTCGACCTTTTCGGTTCACCGGAGCGGGCGCTCTCCGTTTCCTATGAGGATCTCAAAAAGATCGGCATGCTGTCCGACAAGGTCGCCGCGGCAATCGGATCGTTCCCCTGGCAGGAACATGCGAAGCGGGAGATCGCGAAAGCGGATGAAGCGAATATTGCGATCGTGACCGCGGACAACCCCGCGTATCCTGAAAGCCTCAGAAATACGCCCGACCGACCGCCCTACCTGTATGTGAAAGGCGCGTTGCGGGCCGAGGACAGCAACGCCATCGCGATCGTCGGCACGCGCAAGCCCACACATTACGGGATGACCGTAACGCGCCGAATCGCATCGGAACTTTCTTCCGCGGGTTTTACCATTGTCAGCGGCATGGCGAGAGGGATCGACACCCAGGCGCATCGTGGTGCGCTCACGGCAAAAGGCCGGACCATTGCGGTGCTCGGGTGCGGCATCGATGTGGTGTATCCGCCCGAGAACAAGGGTCTTATGGAAGAGATCAGCAGCGCAGGACGTGGGGCCGTGGTGACCGAGAACCCCTTCGGCACGCAACCTGAATCGGGTTACTTCCCGTCGAGAAACCGGATCATCAGCGGGCTATCACAGGGAACCGTGATCATCGAGGCTGCCGAAGACAGCGGCTCGCTCATCACCGCAAAGTACACGCTCGAACAGGGCCGCAAGCTCTATGCCGTACCGGGGAACATCGGCTCGCTGACCAGCAAAGGCACGAACAATCTGATCAAGCAGGGCGCGATCCTGGTGGAAGGCGTGGAAGATATCCTGAGGGACCTCGGGATGCAAAAACGGGACAAAGGACCGGACATGCCGGCCCGTCCCCTGCCCGCGCTTACCCAGGAAGAAACAACCGTGCTTCGCTGCATCACGAATGAGCCGAAGCACATTGACATCATCATGAATGAAAGCCGCGCCAATGCCGGAAAGCTGGGCGGGGTCCTGATCAATCTGGAGTTGAAAGGACTCGCGAAGCAGCTCCCGGGGAAGTATTTTGTGCGGGAAGAATCATAAGTATTACCACTAAGTCACCAAGGCACGAAAAAAGTCAACCTTTACTGGGCTGTTCTTAGTGTCTTCGCCTGCACCCAGCGGTTACGAGTGGTAACGCGAGTGCAGGGTGTGTCTTAGTGGTAAAAAGAGGAGTTACTTTGGACGAACAAATGATGGATCTGTTCTCGCTCATCGCGGACCAGGTACGGAACAAACAGGAGTTGTTCGACAACGAAGGCAAGATCATGCAGACCCTGCTGAACAACGGCTTCCTGCTCACCGAGGCGGACGCCGCGCTCACCCTGATGCAGACCCTCGTGCAGAACCAATCAGAGAGCTTCCTCGCACGAGAACCGAAGGCATCTTCCGTCCGGATGAGAGCGATGAACCGGGAAGAACGCGAACGGTTCACT from Nitrospirota bacterium harbors:
- the dprA gene encoding DNA-processing protein DprA, with amino-acid sequence MQTNSDPALFWIGLSSIPGVGRITFRKLVDLFGSPERALSVSYEDLKKIGMLSDKVAAAIGSFPWQEHAKREIAKADEANIAIVTADNPAYPESLRNTPDRPPYLYVKGALRAEDSNAIAIVGTRKPTHYGMTVTRRIASELSSAGFTIVSGMARGIDTQAHRGALTAKGRTIAVLGCGIDVVYPPENKGLMEEISSAGRGAVVTENPFGTQPESGYFPSRNRIISGLSQGTVIIEAAEDSGSLITAKYTLEQGRKLYAVPGNIGSLTSKGTNNLIKQGAILVEGVEDILRDLGMQKRDKGPDMPARPLPALTQEETTVLRCITNEPKHIDIIMNESRANAGKLGGVLINLELKGLAKQLPGKYFVREES
- a CDS encoding DUF494 domain-containing protein; its protein translation is MDEQMMDLFSLIADQVRNKQELFDNEGKIMQTLLNNGFLLTEADAALTLMQTLVQNQSESFLAREPKASSVRMRAMNREERERFTVDAFGFVSKLTHLGIISEDQREELLEKAMTAYTERIELDHIKNLIAFIFFVSPHDREHNSSANLRRIKNTAWN